A genomic stretch from Spongiibacter nanhainus includes:
- the fixJ gene encoding response regulator FixJ, whose product MTTEATVYLVEDDDAVRDSLQMVLESVGHKVAAYSRGDAFLEDFSTEMAGCMVLDIRMPGMNGMELQRQLNSRNSILPIIFVTGHGDVPMAVEAMQKGAVDFVQKPYREEELLGKIQQAIAADAESRAELAEKHKIVERLQELTPREKQVMDLMIEGKANKVIAFDLDISQRTVEIHRARVMEKMGVRSLAHLVRMVMAVDENSSS is encoded by the coding sequence ATGACTACTGAAGCCACCGTTTATCTGGTTGAGGACGACGACGCAGTACGAGACTCACTGCAGATGGTATTGGAATCCGTGGGTCACAAGGTGGCCGCCTACTCCCGGGGGGACGCCTTTCTAGAGGACTTTTCCACTGAGATGGCTGGCTGCATGGTACTGGATATCCGCATGCCCGGCATGAATGGCATGGAGCTGCAACGCCAGCTAAACAGCCGCAACTCCATCCTACCGATCATTTTTGTTACCGGCCACGGCGACGTCCCCATGGCCGTAGAGGCCATGCAAAAAGGCGCGGTGGACTTCGTACAGAAACCCTACCGGGAAGAAGAACTGCTGGGCAAAATCCAGCAGGCCATCGCCGCCGACGCCGAAAGCCGCGCCGAACTGGCCGAAAAACACAAAATTGTCGAACGCCTGCAGGAACTCACTCCCCGAGAGAAGCAGGTCATGGATTTGATGATCGAGGGCAAAGCCAACAAGGTGATTGCCTTTGACCTGGATATCAGCCAGCGCACCGTGGAAATTCACCGCGCCCGAGTGATGGAAAAGATGGGCGTGCGCTCTTTGGCCCACCTGGTACGCATGGTGATGGCCGTCGACGAAAACTCCAGCTCGTAG
- a CDS encoding IS110 family transposase, whose protein sequence is MTDVVGIDVSKAKLDCLWLRDRATLKVKTKVMANDNKGHQALCQWLPKTLKLEPAQILVVMEATGIYHEKVALTLHDAGFRVAVVNPAHIKAYAQSLGNTHKTDKQDSLIIARFGAERDPALWQPEPLEIRELKALIARLEALEVDYQRESNRLEKAELRPSSQTVLDSIHTMLNELEKAKRRIEEDIDDHIDRHPGLKHDKALLESIPGVGKVVSRLMLSVIHSRDFTGAKQVAAYLGLIPTQVESGVFRGRSALSKRGPASVRAKLYMAAVCASQCNPDVSAMKERLLQNGKNHMQAIGAAMRKLVHICFGVIKNQTEYRPQTVS, encoded by the coding sequence ATGACAGACGTTGTTGGGATCGATGTGAGCAAGGCAAAGCTGGATTGCCTGTGGCTTCGGGATCGCGCCACCTTGAAGGTGAAGACCAAAGTGATGGCCAATGACAATAAAGGCCATCAAGCACTGTGCCAATGGTTGCCCAAGACCTTAAAGCTTGAGCCTGCACAAATTCTGGTGGTGATGGAAGCGACGGGGATTTACCACGAGAAGGTTGCCCTCACCTTGCACGATGCCGGCTTTCGGGTTGCGGTGGTAAACCCGGCCCACATCAAAGCCTACGCCCAAAGCCTGGGCAATACCCACAAGACGGACAAGCAGGATAGTTTGATCATTGCCCGCTTTGGCGCTGAACGCGACCCTGCGCTCTGGCAGCCTGAGCCGCTGGAAATCCGTGAACTGAAGGCACTAATCGCCCGCTTAGAGGCGCTGGAAGTGGATTACCAGCGAGAATCCAACCGCCTAGAGAAGGCGGAACTCCGCCCCTCATCACAGACAGTTTTAGACTCAATCCACACCATGCTCAACGAGCTGGAGAAGGCGAAGCGTCGTATCGAAGAGGATATCGATGACCATATTGATCGCCACCCTGGGCTCAAGCACGACAAGGCCTTACTGGAGAGCATCCCCGGCGTGGGAAAGGTGGTCAGCCGTCTGATGCTGTCGGTGATCCATAGCCGGGATTTTACGGGCGCCAAGCAAGTCGCGGCTTATCTTGGCCTGATTCCCACCCAGGTGGAATCGGGGGTGTTCCGAGGACGCAGTGCACTGAGCAAACGAGGGCCGGCCTCGGTGAGAGCGAAACTGTACATGGCGGCTGTGTGCGCCAGCCAATGCAACCCGGATGTCTCGGCGATGAAAGAGCGATTACTGCAGAACGGGAAGAATCACATGCAGGCCATCGGTGCTGCCATGCGTAAATTAGTGCATATCTGCTTTGGTGTGATCAAAAATCAAACGGAATACAGGCCGCAAACGGTGTCATAA
- a CDS encoding YqcC family protein, whose translation MSRYHDVAALLIDIEAELRQLGHWQSEAPPEEALRSEQPFAMDTLEFYQWLQFIFIPRVSFLIEQRERLPGECAIAPMAEEYYRGRRLPVAGLLQALEAVDELLSQD comes from the coding sequence ATGAGCCGATATCACGACGTCGCCGCACTGCTGATCGATATAGAAGCCGAATTGCGCCAGCTGGGGCATTGGCAGAGTGAGGCCCCGCCCGAAGAGGCACTGCGCAGCGAACAGCCCTTTGCGATGGATACCCTGGAGTTTTACCAGTGGCTGCAGTTTATCTTCATCCCCCGGGTGTCGTTTTTGATTGAGCAGCGGGAGAGGCTACCGGGGGAGTGTGCGATTGCACCGATGGCGGAGGAATATTATCGCGGGCGGAGGCTGCCAGTGGCGGGCTTGTTGCAGGCGCTGGAAGCCGTTGATGAACTGCTGAGTCAGGATTGA